A genomic region of Anas acuta chromosome 25, bAnaAcu1.1, whole genome shotgun sequence contains the following coding sequences:
- the MAP3K14 gene encoding mitogen-activated protein kinase kinase kinase 14, with product MAVMGITCQGAPDPTVKHKKELTATKGLNKTVSEKQSSVCKVEDSKKGIFHSQWKILNDVITKGTAKEETEGGCASISIIAQAECENSQEFSPTLSERSFIAHTKRYSRSDSLDQIPNNVAHATEGKMAPTCWRGRHRGKTRKKRHKKRSKLKIQTVAAGRRGPRTPEQESCTPIPVQEDETHQSTLLRNNFWLSELNKDLIYDPLPFEKPEKVLSTGKLHLPKSQYKTELHKLISPVQCLNHVWKLHYQRDSVPQPETLHPLPYNIIPPHFPHLDSPLHHKKLNALETYFHGNLNYQDSEHRLSGLNLEYSFPNCVNQSMQNSSDKISVEEYLVDALKGSVSLGEPQNLASLAKTWRGGGLDLKEQFQRADENEGVLLTEKLKPVDYEYREEVHWTKCHGSLGIGSFGEVYKIEDKQTGFQCAAKKVQVEHFRAEELTTCAAITSPKVVPLYGAVKEGPWVTIFMKLMEGGSLGQLIKQNGCLPEDRALSYLGQALEGLEYLHAQNILHGDVKAENVLLSDDGSRALLCDFGHSAHLHPDGLGKCLVTGNYVPGTETHMAPEVVMGKRCDSKVDVWSSCCMMLHMLNGCHPWTQYYNHPLCLKIAKEPPPLREIPPSCNPLTAEIIKMGLEKEPVQRASASELKTKTSVALEEVGGVTSPWKGEYREPRHLSLNKENNPQTSLSPTVSPVSETHSDPKLADKVSCVSPVLPPPPLEQTEEVEGTTWDVCKELSGIWDPPPLSSTPLPLKSCSHVEKATTISEQELQQLEIELFLNSLSQPYSLEEQEQMLSCLSIDSPFVSDASEKNSMKASHSLRDTMSSGIHSWNSQTDGQSFSFNNLLNRSRHTDTPSYFNGVKIQVQLLSGENLHIRDFQRTKVGDIATGISSQVRVPAFSLVTKEGQPVHYDMEVPDSGIELQCTLAPDCSVSWTWRVKHGQLENRP from the exons ATGGCAGTGATGGGAATTACGTGCCAAGGAGCTCCTGATCCAACTGTCAAGCATAAGAAGGAGCTCACAGCTACAAAGGGACTGAACAAGACAGTGAGTGAAAAGCAAAGTAGTGTTTGCAAAGTAGAAGATTCGAAGAAGGGCATCTTTCATAGTCAGTGGAAAATCCTGAATGATGTAATCACCAAAGGAactgcaaaagaagaaacagaaggaggCTGTGCATCAATTTCTATTATTGCCCAAGCAGAAT GTGAAAACAGTCAGGAATTCAGCCCCACTTTATCAGAGAGATCTTTTATTGCTCATACTAAACGTTACAG CCGCTCAGACAGTCTTGATCAAATCCCCAACAATGTGGCCCACGCAACAGAGGGGAAAATGGCACCTACCTGTTGGAGAGGGAGGCATCGTggtaaaacaagaaagaaacgTCACAAGAAACGATCCAAGCTGAAAATACAAACAGTGGCTGCTGGCAGGCGAGGTCCCAGAACTCCAGAACAAGAGAGCTGCACCCCAATTCCAGTCCAG GAGGATGAAACACACCAAAGTACTCTTCTCAGAAACAATTTTTGGTTGTCAGAACTTAACAAGGATTTGATTTATGATCCGCTGCCATTTGAGAAACCTGAGAAAGTTCTGTCCACAGGCAAACTCCATTTACCAAAGAGCCAATACAAAACAGAACTGCACAAGCTGATAAGCCCTGTTCAGTGCCTTAATCACGTGTGGAAACTGCACTATCAAAGGGACAGTGTTCCACAGCCTGAAACTCTCCATCCCCTTCCATACAACATAATACCCCCTCATTTCCCACATCTGGACAGTCCTCTCCATCACAAGAAACTGAATGCTCTGGAGACATATTTCCATGGCAATCTCAACTATCAAGACAGTGAGCATCGCTTATCTGGGCTAAACTTGGAATATAGTTTCCCCAACTGCGTCAACCAGTCCATGCAAAACAGTTCGGACAAGATTTCTGTGGAAGAATACTTGGTAGACGCCTTGAAGGGGAGTGTGAGTCTCGGTGAACCACAAAATTTAGCCAGCCTAGCCAAGACGTGGAGAGGAGGCGGTCTGGACCTGAAGGAACAATTTCAAAGAGCAGATGAAAACGAAGGCGTGCTACTTACCGAG AAACTAAAGCCAGTGGATTACGAGTACCGAGAAGAAGTTCATTGGACCAAGTGTCATGGTTCCTTGGGCATTGGCTCTTTTGGAGAAGTATACAAAATAGAGGACAAACAGACAGGATTTCAGTGTGCTGCCAAAAAG GTACAAGTTGAACACTTCCGTGCAGAGGAGTTGACAACGTGTGCTGCGATAACCAGTCCTAAAGTTGTCCCCTTGTATGGAGCTGTGAAGGAAGGACCTTGGGTGACCATCTTCATGAAGCTGATGGAGG GTGGCTCACTAGGTCAGCTAATTAAGCAGAATGGCTGCCTGCCGGAGGACAGAGCCCTCAGTTATTTGGGCCAAGCATTAGAAGGCTTGGAGTATCTTCATGCTCAGAACATTCTCCATGGAGACGTAAAAG CGGAAAATGTGCTTTTGTCTGATGATGGAAGCAGGGCTCTTCTGTGTGATTTTGGTCACTCTGCTCACCTTCATCCAGATGGCTTGGGAAAGTGCTTGGTCACAG GGAACTATGTGCCTGGCACAGAAACTCACATGGCTCCAGAGGTGGTCATGGGAAAACGCTGCGACTCCAAAGTGGATGTCTGGAGCAGTTGCTGTATGATGCTGCACATGCTTAATGGGTGTCACCCTTGGACCCAATATTACAATCATCCTCTCTGTCTGAAA ATAGCTAAAGAGCCACCTCCTCTGAGGGAAATTCCACCTTCCTGCAACCCTCTCACTgctgaaattattaaaatggGTCTGGAGAAAGAGCCTGTTCAGCGAGCATCTGCATCTGAACTGAAAACCAAGACCAGTGTTGCACTTGAAGAAG TGGGAGGTGTGACAAGCCCCTGGAAAGGCGAATACAGAGAGCCTAGACATCTATCtctgaacaaagaaaacaatccaCAGACATCCCTATCCCCCACAGTGAGCCCAGTTTCTGAGACTCATTCTGACCCAAAATTGGCAGACAAAGTTTCTTGTGTAAGCCCAGTCttaccaccaccacctctgGAACAAACAGAAGAGGTTGAGGGAACCACTTGGGACGTGTGCAAGGAGTTATCTGGGATCTGGGATCCACCACCTCTCTCCTCGACTCCTCTCCCCCTGAAGAGTTGCAGCCATGTGGAGAAAGCAACAACCATTTCAGAACAAGAGCTTCAGCAGCTGGAAATAG AACTGTTTTTGAACAGCCTTTCACAGCCTTACTCGCtggaagagcaagaacaaatgcTTTCATGTCTCAGCATCGACAGCCCATTTGTGTCAGATGCCAGTGAGAAG AACTCCATGAAGGCTTCACATAGCTTGAGGGACACTATGAGCTCAGGGATTCATTCCTGGAACAGCCAGACAGATGGACAGAGCTTCAGCTTTAACAACCTACTGAATCGCAGCCGTCACACGGACACTCCTAGCTATTTCAATG GAGTGAAAATCCAGGTCCAGTTGCTAAGCGGAGAAAATTTACACATCAGGGATTTCCAGAGAACAAAGGTTGGAGACATTGCCACTGGGATAAGCAGCCAG GTACGGGTCCCTGCCTTCAGTCTGGTTACCAAAGAAGGCCAGCCAGTGCACTACGACATGGAGGTCCCCGACTCCGGTATTGAGCTGCAGTGCACCCTTGCCCCTGACTGCAGTGTCAGCTGGACGTGGAGAGTCAAACACGGTCAACTGGAGAACAGGCCGTGA